The stretch of DNA TCAATCTCTGATCAACCACTGACGAGGAGCCATCCCATGGCCATGAAGAAAGCTGCGAAGAAGAAGCCCGCTGCCAAGAAAGCTGCCAAGAAGGTAGCCAAGAAGGCTGTCAAGAAGGTAGCCGCCCGCAAGAAGGCAGTGAAGAAGGCCGTCAAGAAGGCCGTCAAGAAGGCCGTGAAGAAGGTCGCTGCCCGCAAGAAGGCAGTGAAGAAGGCCGTCAAGAAGGTCGCCAAGAAGGCAGCAGCCAAGAAGACCGCTCGCAAGAAGGTCGCCAAGAAGGTTGCCAAGAAGGCCGTAGCCAAGAAGACCGCCCGTAAGAAGGCCGTCAAGAAGGCCGTCAAGAAGGTTGCCAAGAAGGCCGCCAAGAAGGCCGGTGCCCGCAAGTCGGCCGCCAAGAAGGCCGTGAAGAAGGTTGCCAAGAAGAAGGCGGCCCGTCGCAAGTCGGTCAAGAAGGCCGTTGCCGCTGCAATGCCGGCCACCCCGGCACCGATGATCTAAATAAGAAAGTCCCGATTGCCGTAATCCAGCTCTCTCCCCGCAGCCCAGGTGGGGGGAGAGTTTTTTTTTGGGGATCCGGAAATGCGCGACGCCCGGGACCCCGTCATCCCGGCGAACGCCGGGATCCATCTTGCTGTTGCCTTCGCGTCACCGCCAACGTGGATCCCGGCTTTCGCCGGGATGACGGTGCGGACGGTGGTGCGTCTGCCCGGCGCGATCGCCGGACTACGCGAGGATCAACGCGGAGCGGAGCTGGCCGTCTGTGCCTGGCTGCCCGGTGCGTTCGGCGAGGCCGGCTGTGCGGCGTCGGCGTAAAGGGTCTCGTCGATGTCGTCGTCGAGCCACTGCTGCTGCGACAGGCCCAGTGCGCGGTCGAGGATGGTCGGCACCAGGCCGGAGGGCAGCGAGCTCTCGCTGTTCCACATCACGGCGACGCCGAAGTCGCGGTCGGGCACCATCGCGATCATGCCGCGATAGCCCTGCACCGCACCGCCATGGAACACGATGCGATGGCCGCCGTAGTCGTAGACGCGCCAGCCCAGTGCATAGCCGGCGGAGGTAAGACGCTGGCGGCGCCAGGAAGAACCGCGCATCTCGCTCGGCGTGTCGACCAGCGGCTGGTGCAGCGTCGCCAGCAGCGGCGCCGGCAGCACGTCGGGGCGATGTCCGGTGTGGGCGAGCAGGTACTGCGCCATGTCACTGGCGCTGGCGTTGACGCCAGCGGCCGGCAGCACCTGGTAGTAGGTCGACTTGGGCATCGTCGACACCCAGCCGCCACGACCGCGCACGTGCGGACGCGCCCAGCTCGGGCTGGCCTGGATGCCTTCCAGGCCGAGGCTGGCGTCGTTCATGCCCAGGGGCTTGAACAGACGGCGCTGCACTTCCTGCGCATAGAAGTCGCCGGTGGCGGCAAACACCACGTCGCCGATCAGGCTGAAGGCAATGTTCTGGTAGCTGTAGCAGGTGCCCGGTGCGCACTTGAGCGGCGCGTACGCCAGCTTCTGCGTCAGCGTGCGGTAATCGGTGAAGCGCTCGAGGTCGCGGTCGAAGGCATTGTGGGTCAGGCCGACGCGATGGCTGAGCAGGTCGGCGACGGTGAGCTGCTGCGACGCGGACGGATCGCTGAGCTGGAAGCTCGGCAGGTACCGCACCAGCTTGCTGTCCCAGCGCAGCGAGCCGTCATTGACCAGCAAGCCGGTCATCGTGCCGGCGAAACTCTTCGACAGCGATGCCAGGCGGAACACGGTGTGCGAGTCGACCGCGGTCGCGTGGCTTACGTCGGTGATGCCGTAGCCGCGCGCGCTGATGATCTGGCCGTTGTGCACCAGCGCCATCGCCAGGCCGGGAACGCGCTGGCCGGCGACCAGCTGCTGCGCCATCGATTCGAACTGGCGTACATCGAATCCCGGTGCCAGCGGCGGCGCCGGCGGGAGCGGTGCAGTGCGGGTGGTGACCGTGACGCTGCCCTGTGCCGCGACGCTGGGCGTGCTCGGCTGCGGGTTCCAGTGCAACGGGGTCTGTGCGGTGGAGCCCAGGGTCAGCGGCAGCAGCAGGGCGATGGCGCCGAGTCGCGGGAGGGCGCGGGAGCGCTTCTTGTTATTGGTATTCATGGCCCTGAGCGCCTGTTCGTGCTGCGATCCGGCCCGATTCTAGCTCCGATCTCAGGGGTTGTGGCAGCTATGGGACTCACCGGACTGATTTGGCTGGGATAAGTGCCGGGCATCTCATTTCGCAGGCCCTGCT from Lysobacter arenosi encodes:
- a CDS encoding serine hydrolase domain-containing protein; the protein is MNTNNKKRSRALPRLGAIALLLPLTLGSTAQTPLHWNPQPSTPSVAAQGSVTVTTRTAPLPPAPPLAPGFDVRQFESMAQQLVAGQRVPGLAMALVHNGQIISARGYGITDVSHATAVDSHTVFRLASLSKSFAGTMTGLLVNDGSLRWDSKLVRYLPSFQLSDPSASQQLTVADLLSHRVGLTHNAFDRDLERFTDYRTLTQKLAYAPLKCAPGTCYSYQNIAFSLIGDVVFAATGDFYAQEVQRRLFKPLGMNDASLGLEGIQASPSWARPHVRGRGGWVSTMPKSTYYQVLPAAGVNASASDMAQYLLAHTGHRPDVLPAPLLATLHQPLVDTPSEMRGSSWRRQRLTSAGYALGWRVYDYGGHRIVFHGGAVQGYRGMIAMVPDRDFGVAVMWNSESSLPSGLVPTILDRALGLSQQQWLDDDIDETLYADAAQPASPNAPGSQAQTASSAPR